From the Manis javanica isolate MJ-LG chromosome 13, MJ_LKY, whole genome shotgun sequence genome, one window contains:
- the ALKBH7 gene encoding alpha-ketoglutarate-dependent dioxygenase alkB homolog 7, mitochondrial isoform X2, with amino-acid sequence MAGSGLQVLRALPGPGWVRGSGPVVLSRLRDAAMVRPGFLSAAEEETLSRELEPELRRRRYEYDHWDAAIHGFRETEKSRWSEASQTILQRVQAAAFGPDQTLLPSVHVLDLEPQGYIKPHVDSVKFCGATIAGLSLLSPSVMRLVHTQEPALWLELLLEPGSLYILRGSARYDFSHEILRDEQSFFGERRVPRGRRISVICRSLPEGVRPGEPRQLPRTC; translated from the exons ATGGCTGGGAGTGGGCTGCAGGTGCTACGGGCGCTGCCCGGGCCGGGCTGGGTGCGGGGCTCGGGCCCAGTCGTGCTGAGTCGCCTGCGGGACGCAGCCATGGTGCGGCCTGGCTTCCTGAGCGCAGCCGAGGAAGAGACCTTGAGCCGCGAGCTGGAGCCCGAACTGCGCCGCCGCCGCTACGAGTACGACCACTGGGACGCG GCCATCCATGGCTTCCGAGAGACAGAGAAGTCACGCTGGTCCGAGGCAAGCCAGACCATCCTGCAGCGCGTGCAGGCGGCGGCCTTTGGCCCTGACCAGACCCTGCTGCCCTCGGTGCATGTACTGGACCTGGAACCTCAGGGCTACATCAAGCCACACGTGGACAGCGTCAAG TTCTGCGGAGCCACCATCGCTGGCCTGTCCCTGCTGTCTCCCAGTGTCATGCGGCTGGTGCACACGCAGGAGCCCGCCCTGTGGCTGGAGCTTCTGCTGGAGCCAGGCTCCCTCTACATCCTCAG GGGCTCGGCGCGTTATGACTTCTCCCATGAGATCCTTCGGGATGAGCAGTCCTTCTTCGGAGAGCGTCGGGTTCCCCGGGGCCGACGCATCTCAGTGATCTGCCGCTCCCTCCCAGAAGGGGTGCGACCAGGGGAGCCCAGGCAGCTACCCCGGACTTGCTGA
- the PSPN gene encoding persephin yields MTRCTSPSRTSEACASPSVPAVPHTLNAPCLRSQKPVWEGPSRDLPVTMATGRALLSSLLLLSLQLGLGEGPGARGTTVAAEGEILSEAAADRGTWRPQLGARLRRALVGPCQLWSLSLPVVELGLGYTSEETVIFHYCAGSCPRGARTQHGLTLARLWGQGRAHGGPCCRPTRYADVAFLDDRHHWQRLPQLSAAACGCG; encoded by the exons ATGACAAGATGCACTTCTCCCTCAAGGA CCTCAGAAGCTTGCGCAAGCCCCTCCGTGCCAGCCGTGCCACACACACTGAACGCACCGTGCCTCCGTTCTCAGAAGCCCGTGTGGGAGGGACCCTCTCGG GACCTGCCTGTCACAATGGCCACGGGAAGAGCCCTGCTCAGCTCTCTGCTGCTCCTGTCACTGCAGCTGGGCCTGGGCGAGGGCCCTGGGGCTCGCGGGACTACAGTGGCAGCGGAGGGAGAGATTCTGTCTGAGGCtgcagcagacagagggacctGGAGGCCACAGCTGG GTGCCCGCCTGCGCAGAGCCCTGGTCGGCCCGTGCCAGCTGTGGAGCCTGTCTCTgccagtggtggagctgggccTGGGCTACACTTCGGAGGAGACGGTCATCTTCCACTACTGTGCCGGCAGTTGTCCCCGTGGTGCCCGCACCCAGCATGGCCTGACGCTGGCCCGGCTGTGGGGCCAGGGCCGAGCCCATGGCGGGCCCTGCTGCCGGCCCACCCGCTACGCTGACGTGGCCTTCCTCGACGACCGCCACCACTGGCAGCGGCTGCCCCAGCTCTCGGCAGCTGCCTGTGGCTGCGGCTAA
- the ALKBH7 gene encoding alpha-ketoglutarate-dependent dioxygenase alkB homolog 7, mitochondrial isoform X3 — protein sequence MAGSGLQVLRALPGPGWVRGSGPVVLSRLRDAAMVRPGFLSAAEEETLSRELEPELRRRRYEYDHWDAAIHGFRETEKSRWSEASQTILQRVQAAAFGPDQTLLPSVHVLDLEPQGYIKPHVDSVKFCGATIAGLSLLSPSVMRLVHTQEPALWLELLLEPGSLYILRYCLARKLHPTGLGAL from the exons ATGGCTGGGAGTGGGCTGCAGGTGCTACGGGCGCTGCCCGGGCCGGGCTGGGTGCGGGGCTCGGGCCCAGTCGTGCTGAGTCGCCTGCGGGACGCAGCCATGGTGCGGCCTGGCTTCCTGAGCGCAGCCGAGGAAGAGACCTTGAGCCGCGAGCTGGAGCCCGAACTGCGCCGCCGCCGCTACGAGTACGACCACTGGGACGCG GCCATCCATGGCTTCCGAGAGACAGAGAAGTCACGCTGGTCCGAGGCAAGCCAGACCATCCTGCAGCGCGTGCAGGCGGCGGCCTTTGGCCCTGACCAGACCCTGCTGCCCTCGGTGCATGTACTGGACCTGGAACCTCAGGGCTACATCAAGCCACACGTGGACAGCGTCAAG TTCTGCGGAGCCACCATCGCTGGCCTGTCCCTGCTGTCTCCCAGTGTCATGCGGCTGGTGCACACGCAGGAGCCCGCCCTGTGGCTGGAGCTTCTGCTGGAGCCAGGCTCCCTCTACATCCTCAGGTACTGCCTGGCCAGGAAGCTCCACCCCACA GGGCTCGGCGCGTTATGA
- the ALKBH7 gene encoding alpha-ketoglutarate-dependent dioxygenase alkB homolog 7, mitochondrial isoform X1: MAGSGLQVLRALPGPGWVRGSGPVVLSRLRDAAMVRPGFLSAAEEETLSRELEPELRRRRYEPSMASERQRSHAGPRQARPSCSACRRRPLALTRPCCPRCMYWTWNLRATSSHTWTASSSAEPPSLACPCCLPVSCGWCTRRSPPCGWSFCWSQAPSTSSGTAWPGSSTPQGSARYDFSHEILRDEQSFFGERRVPRGRRISVICRSLPEGVRPGEPRQLPRTC; the protein is encoded by the exons ATGGCTGGGAGTGGGCTGCAGGTGCTACGGGCGCTGCCCGGGCCGGGCTGGGTGCGGGGCTCGGGCCCAGTCGTGCTGAGTCGCCTGCGGGACGCAGCCATGGTGCGGCCTGGCTTCCTGAGCGCAGCCGAGGAAGAGACCTTGAGCCGCGAGCTGGAGCCCGAACTGCGCCGCCGCCGCTACGA GCCATCCATGGCTTCCGAGAGACAGAGAAGTCACGCTGGTCCGAGGCAAGCCAGACCATCCTGCAGCGCGTGCAGGCGGCGGCCTTTGGCCCTGACCAGACCCTGCTGCCCTCGGTGCATGTACTGGACCTGGAACCTCAGGGCTACATCAAGCCACACGTGGACAGCGTCAAG TTCTGCGGAGCCACCATCGCTGGCCTGTCCCTGCTGTCTCCCAGTGTCATGCGGCTGGTGCACACGCAGGAGCCCGCCCTGTGGCTGGAGCTTCTGCTGGAGCCAGGCTCCCTCTACATCCTCAGGTACTGCCTGGCCAGGAAGCTCCACCCCACA GGGCTCGGCGCGTTATGACTTCTCCCATGAGATCCTTCGGGATGAGCAGTCCTTCTTCGGAGAGCGTCGGGTTCCCCGGGGCCGACGCATCTCAGTGATCTGCCGCTCCCTCCCAGAAGGGGTGCGACCAGGGGAGCCCAGGCAGCTACCCCGGACTTGCTGA
- the GTF2F1 gene encoding general transcription factor IIF subunit 1, protein MAALGPGSQNVTEYVVRVPKNTTKKYNIMAFNAADKVNLTTWNQARLERDLSNKKIYQEEEMPESGAGSEFNRKLREEARRKKHGIVLKEFRPEDQPWLLRVNGKSGRRFKGVKKGGVTENTSYYVFTQCPDGAFEAFPVHNWYNFTPLARHRTLTAEEAEEEWERRNKVLNHFSIMQQRRLKDQDQEEEEDKQRRGRGRASELRIHDLEDDLDMSSEDSEASDEEGGRAPKAKKKAVPAKAGGKKKKKKKGSDDEAFEDSDDGDFEGQEVDYMSDGSSSSQDELESKTKVKQQEEGPKGVDERSESSEDSEEEKPPPEGDKEEDEERKAAAPQERRRRRDSSDESDSSEESDIDSEASSALFMAKKKTPPKRERKLSGGSSRGNSRPGTPSADSSTTWSTLRAAATKLEQGKRTGETPAAKRLRLDAGPQSLSGKSTPQPPSGKSTPSGSDVQVTEDAVRRYLTRKPMTTKDLLKKFQTKKTGLSSEQTVNVLAQILKRLNPERKMVNDKMHFSLKE, encoded by the exons GCTCGGCTGGAGCGGGACCTGAGCAACAAGAAGATTTACCAGGAGGAGGAGATGCCTGAGTCGGGTGCCGGCAGCGAGTTCAACCGCAAGCTCCGGGAGGAGGCCCGGAGGAAGAAGCATGGGATCGTCCTCAAGGAGTTCAGGCCAGAGGACCAGCCCTGGCTGCTCCGCGTCAATGGCAAATCGGGCAGGAG GTTCAAGGGCGTAAAGAAGGGCGGTGTGACAGAGAACACGTCCTACTACGTCTTCACCCAGTGCCCTGACGGGGCCTTCGAGGCCTTCCCAGTGCACAACTGGTACAACTTCACGCCGCTGGCCCGGCACCGTACACTCACTGCCGAGGAGGCCGAGGAGGAGTGGGAAAG GAGGAACAAGGTCCTGAACCACTTCAGCATCATGCAGCAGCGGCGGCTCAAGGACCAggaccaggaggaggaggaggacaagcAGAGGCGCGGCCGCGGGAGGGCCAGTGAGCTGCGCATCCATGACCTGGAGGACGACCTGGACATGTCGTCCGAGGACAGCGAGGCCAGCGACGAGGAGG GCGGCCGAGCCCCCAAAGCCAAGAAGAAGGCGGTGCCCGCCAAGGCCggtgggaagaagaagaagaagaagaaggggtcGGATGATGAGGCCTTTGAGGACAGCGATGATGGGGACTTTGAGGGCCAGGAGGTGGACTACATGTCCGATGGCTCCAG CAGCTCCCAGGACGAGCTGGAGAGCAAGACCAAGGTCAAGCAGCAGGAGGAGGGCCCCAAGGGCGTGGATGAGCGCAGCGAGAGCAGCGAGGACAGCGAGGAGGAGAAGCCGCCCCCCGAGGGGGAcaaggaggaggacgaggagagGAAGGCGGCCGCGCCGCAGGAGAGGAGGCGCAGGAGGG ACAGCAGCGATGAGTCGGACAGCTCAGAGGAGAGCGACATCGACAGCGAGGCCTCCTCCGCCCTCTTCATGGCG AAGAAGAAGACGCCCCCGAAGAGGGAACGGAAGCTGTCCGGCGGCAGCTCGAGGGGCAACAGCCGGCCTGGCACGCCCAGTGCAGACAGCAGCACCACGTGGTCTACCCTGCGGGCAGCCGCCACCAAGCTGGAACAGG GGAAGCGGACCGGTGAGACACCAGCAGCCAAGCGCTTGCGGCTGGACGCCGGGCCCCAGAGCCTGTCGGGGAAGTCAACGCCGCAGCCCCCGTCTGGGAAGTCAACCCCTAGCGGCAG TGATGTGCAGGTGACCGAGGACGCCGTGCGCCGCTACCTGACGCGGAAGCCCATGACCACCAAGGACCTGCTGAAGAAGTTCCAGACCAAGAAGACGGGGCTGAGCAGTGAGCAGACCGTGAACGTGCTGGCCCAGATCCTCAAGCGGCTCAACCCCGAGCGCAAGATGGTCAATGACAAGATGCACTTCTCCCTCAAGGAGTGA